A region from the Caldicellulosiruptor naganoensis genome encodes:
- a CDS encoding nucleotidyltransferase, which translates to MKVAGIIVEYNPFHNGHLYHLQKTKEITGADVVVAVMSGNFIQRGEPAIVNKWARTKMALLNGVDVVFELPFAYACNSAEIFAYGAISILNTLGVDWVVFGSEVGDINLLKKIAMHLAFEEEGFKKYLKEYLKVGHSFPKARELALKKISSDNVEFLPNNILGIEYIKWILRMDSKIEPITIKRIGSSYNDPTLGSGNLCSATAIRNNINNLELIKDKMPEASYKVLIDEIESGRGPVTIENFFKIFVYRSVIDKDFLKDQLDVKEGIENRFYKYVFSSKSAEDLLSKVKTKRYPLTRLQRIFIHSLVDSKVNQKILLSKKPYIRVLGFNDKGKNYLHTIKEKVEYITKLDSYTVKNPVYNHLLELEIKASQIHAIMYKDFYNYMQLEYKQNPIYISFS; encoded by the coding sequence TTGAAGGTTGCTGGAATAATTGTTGAATATAACCCTTTCCACAATGGGCATTTGTATCACTTACAAAAGACAAAAGAAATAACAGGTGCAGATGTTGTTGTTGCTGTAATGAGCGGAAATTTCATACAAAGAGGGGAACCTGCAATTGTAAACAAATGGGCACGAACTAAAATGGCACTTTTAAATGGTGTGGACGTAGTTTTTGAGCTTCCCTTTGCATATGCCTGCAACAGTGCCGAAATCTTTGCATATGGCGCCATTTCCATTTTAAACACATTAGGTGTAGATTGGGTGGTATTTGGTTCAGAGGTCGGAGATATTAATCTTTTGAAAAAGATAGCTATGCATTTAGCTTTTGAAGAAGAAGGTTTCAAAAAATATTTGAAAGAATATCTAAAAGTGGGACACTCGTTCCCAAAAGCGCGTGAGCTTGCATTAAAAAAAATAAGCAGTGACAATGTCGAGTTTTTACCAAACAATATACTCGGGATTGAATATATAAAGTGGATTTTGAGAATGGATTCAAAAATAGAGCCAATTACAATAAAAAGGATAGGAAGTTCTTATAATGACCCAACCTTAGGAAGCGGCAATCTTTGCTCAGCAACGGCAATTAGAAATAACATAAATAATCTAGAGCTTATAAAAGACAAAATGCCTGAAGCTTCATACAAAGTTTTAATTGACGAGATTGAAAGCGGAAGAGGACCTGTCACTATTGAAAATTTTTTCAAAATTTTTGTCTATAGGTCGGTAATTGACAAAGATTTTTTGAAAGATCAGCTTGATGTAAAAGAAGGAATTGAAAACAGATTTTACAAATACGTTTTTAGTTCCAAAAGTGCCGAAGACCTTCTTTCAAAAGTTAAAACAAAAAGATACCCTCTAACACGGCTTCAACGAATATTTATCCACTCTCTTGTAGACAGTAAAGTAAACCAAAAAATTCTTCTTTCTAAAAAGCCATATATAAGAGTACTGGGATTTAACGATAAAGGAAAAAATTACTTGCATACCATCAAGGAAAAAGTAGAGTACATCACAAAGCTTGACAGTTATACTGTTAAAAATCCTGTGTACAATCA
- a CDS encoding electron transfer flavoprotein subunit beta/FixA family protein: MNILVCVKQIVDPDKIEYNSTTKTIKRSSQHLMNNPADLNALEFALRLKDIFPDSRVYTLSMGSLECKEKVKELIELGVDEAILLSDKRLAGSDASATSYALSCAIETLERFDLILCGDHSLDGETSIVPPQIAEYLGICHIASVVDIKPKDKDTLEIVKKVENILAKFEVKLPMLLSVKKDSNFVRFPKLSFMIRALSYEPKVLSLDDLRDIDVKRIGLEGSKTAVDDFEKEKMESISCKIYEQGSISEIECIAEVILKFI; encoded by the coding sequence ATGAATATCCTCGTTTGTGTTAAACAAATAGTCGATCCAGATAAGATCGAATATAATTCAACTACAAAAACAATAAAAAGAAGTTCACAGCATCTAATGAACAATCCTGCTGATTTAAATGCACTTGAGTTTGCCTTGAGGCTAAAAGACATATTTCCCGACTCTCGAGTATATACCCTTAGCATGGGTTCTTTGGAGTGCAAGGAAAAAGTAAAAGAGCTTATTGAGCTGGGTGTGGATGAGGCAATTCTGTTGAGCGACAAAAGACTTGCAGGATCTGATGCGTCAGCTACATCATATGCGCTTTCCTGTGCTATTGAGACTTTGGAGAGGTTTGACTTAATCCTTTGCGGTGATCATTCGCTTGACGGTGAGACATCTATTGTTCCACCACAGATTGCTGAGTATTTGGGAATTTGCCATATTGCCTCAGTGGTTGATATAAAACCTAAGGATAAAGATACTCTTGAGATTGTAAAAAAGGTTGAAAATATCTTAGCAAAGTTTGAGGTAAAACTTCCTATGTTGTTATCAGTTAAAAAAGATAGTAACTTTGTAAGATTTCCAAAACTGAGTTTCATGATAAGGGCACTTTCATACGAACCTAAGGTTCTAAGTCTAGATGACTTAAGAGATATAGATGTTAAAAGAATAGGACTTGAGGGGTCAAAAACAGCTGTAGATGACTTTGAAAAAGAAAAGATGGAAAGCATCAGTTGCAAGATTTATGAACAAGGCAGTATAAGCGAAATCGAGTGCATAGCAGAGGTGATTTTAAAATTTATTTAA
- a CDS encoding ComEC/Rec2 family competence protein: protein MRKRSFFSLLLIFILLFLTSCSFLNTEDKFWQENLKEFLAKDVCTLFFLDVGQGDCILIKTPENRFILVDSGPNTAENEVLKIFDILNIRTFEVVIATHPHEDHIGNMDKIISEFDVKKFYTIDKATNTQAFENMLKALDKKDLRINIVRPYDRISINNVLLTFLSPLKDYEDLNNSSAVVKLEFAKRRVLLTADISKDVEYDILKANEDVRADILKVSHHGSYAATSNGFLNKVKPELAIISVGKDNPYGHPHRSTLKRLRNHHVKVLTTMDNGNIAVIISPDGNVKVLTER from the coding sequence ATGAGAAAAAGATCGTTTTTTTCTTTGTTATTAATTTTTATTTTGTTGTTTTTGACTTCTTGTTCTTTTTTAAATACGGAAGATAAGTTTTGGCAAGAAAATTTAAAAGAGTTTTTAGCAAAAGATGTCTGCACATTATTCTTTTTAGACGTAGGTCAGGGTGACTGCATATTAATAAAAACTCCCGAAAATAGGTTCATCTTAGTAGACTCAGGACCAAACACTGCTGAGAACGAAGTTTTGAAGATTTTTGATATCTTAAACATAAGAACTTTTGAGGTTGTAATTGCCACGCACCCTCACGAAGACCATATTGGCAACATGGACAAAATTATCTCAGAGTTTGATGTCAAAAAGTTTTATACCATAGATAAGGCGACAAATACTCAAGCGTTTGAAAATATGCTTAAAGCTTTAGATAAAAAGGACCTCAGAATAAATATTGTAAGACCGTATGATAGAATCTCAATAAATAATGTTTTACTTACTTTTTTGTCTCCACTAAAAGATTACGAAGATTTAAATAACTCAAGTGCTGTTGTAAAGTTAGAGTTTGCAAAGAGAAGAGTACTTTTGACTGCTGATATTTCGAAGGATGTAGAATATGATATACTAAAAGCGAATGAGGATGTTAGGGCTGATATCTTAAAAGTTTCTCATCATGGAAGTTACGCTGCGACAAGCAATGGTTTTCTCAATAAAGTAAAACCAGAGCTTGCCATAATAAGTGTGGGGAAAGACAATCCGTACGGTCATCCTCATAGATCTACATTGAAGAGATTGAGAAATCATCATGTAAAAGTTTTGACAACAATGGACAATGGTAACATTGCAGTTATAATCTCACCTGATGGAAATGTAAAAGTCTTAACAGAAAGGTAG
- a CDS encoding acyl-CoA dehydrogenase family protein: MDYFLTDSQKIIKRLAKKISDEVISKVAGKYDKEGIFPRDILDLLAYTELTGVYIPKEYGGFGGGVLEMCLVVEELSRNCAGIAVSYAATALGAYPIMLYGTENQKKKYLPKIAKGEAIAAFALTEADAGSDVSSIKTVAEKDGDFYILNGNKHWITNGGEADIYVVFAVTDKSKGPRGISAFIVEKGYEGFYCGKKEDKMGIRASSTTELIFENCKVPKENLLGREGTGFIIAMKTFDRTRPGVAAMAIGIAQGAYEHALRYAKERIQFGQPLTSFQAIQHMLADMYINIEAARALLYSTCRMIDSGAKDYTKESSACKVFASDVAMKITIDAVQIMGGNGYVKDYPVEKMMRDAKVTQIFEGANQIQRNIIASEIVKEL; the protein is encoded by the coding sequence GTGGATTACTTTTTGACAGATAGCCAGAAAATTATAAAAAGATTGGCAAAAAAGATTTCTGATGAGGTTATTTCAAAAGTTGCTGGCAAATATGATAAAGAAGGAATATTTCCAAGAGATATATTGGATTTATTAGCATACACCGAACTGACAGGTGTTTACATTCCTAAAGAATACGGTGGCTTTGGCGGCGGTGTGCTGGAGATGTGTCTTGTTGTTGAAGAGCTTTCAAGAAACTGTGCAGGGATAGCTGTGTCATATGCAGCCACTGCCTTAGGTGCATATCCAATAATGCTGTATGGGACAGAGAATCAGAAAAAGAAATACCTTCCAAAGATTGCCAAAGGTGAGGCGATTGCTGCATTTGCATTAACAGAGGCTGATGCGGGAAGTGATGTTAGCAGTATAAAGACAGTAGCTGAAAAAGATGGGGATTTTTATATCTTAAATGGAAACAAACATTGGATAACAAATGGTGGAGAAGCAGATATCTATGTTGTGTTTGCAGTGACAGACAAATCAAAAGGACCACGAGGCATTTCTGCCTTCATTGTTGAGAAGGGATACGAAGGTTTTTACTGTGGGAAAAAAGAAGACAAGATGGGAATCAGGGCATCTTCTACCACAGAGCTTATATTTGAAAATTGCAAAGTTCCAAAAGAAAACCTGTTGGGAAGAGAAGGCACGGGATTTATTATTGCAATGAAAACATTTGACAGGACAAGACCAGGTGTTGCGGCAATGGCAATTGGGATTGCTCAGGGTGCTTATGAACATGCTCTAAGGTATGCAAAAGAAAGAATACAATTTGGTCAACCTCTTACATCCTTCCAGGCAATTCAGCACATGCTTGCTGATATGTACATAAACATCGAAGCGGCAAGGGCTCTTTTATACTCTACATGTAGGATGATTGACAGTGGTGCGAAAGACTATACAAAAGAATCTTCTGCATGCAAGGTATTTGCATCAGATGTAGCTATGAAGATAACCATTGACGCTGTTCAGATTATGGGTGGAAATGGGTATGTAAAGGATTATCCTGTTGAGAAGATGATGAGAGATGCAAAAGTGACCCAGATATTTGAAGGTGCTAATCAAATTCAAAGAAATATTATTGCATCTGAGATTGTGAAAGAATTATAA
- a CDS encoding electron transfer flavoprotein subunit alpha/FixB family protein: MVYTIFVPVILKEDKLQKINPLLALIKSKIGNPKKVIIGIYSETLSDENLLSELKLFDSCEVFVYTNNSFSCYEGPYIEAVAKSIDEIKPQMVLALSSEFTKSVLARVAAKFSSGFVADCIDIKFDESSGKFVFIKPAYGSSINAKISVKDCAITFVTIKPRGGIECLCQVKKEFEIVKKTIEIQEKSGQISFIEKIVREDIDNRLESAKIVIGVGRGIKDKENLKYAYELANILGGAVGVTRPLVDLGWAPKELQIGQSGKIISPDIYFAFGISGAAHHMCGIGKPKLLIAVNKNKDAEIFKIANYGIVADATQTMKSFIRVFKERLENC, encoded by the coding sequence ATGGTATATACAATATTTGTACCTGTCATTCTTAAGGAAGATAAACTTCAAAAGATCAATCCACTTTTAGCTCTTATTAAAAGCAAGATTGGTAACCCGAAGAAGGTAATAATAGGAATATATTCGGAAACGTTATCAGATGAAAATTTATTAAGTGAACTAAAACTCTTTGATAGCTGTGAAGTTTTTGTGTATACAAATAATAGTTTTTCGTGCTATGAAGGACCATACATTGAAGCAGTTGCAAAAAGTATAGATGAGATTAAACCTCAGATGGTTTTAGCACTTTCAAGTGAATTTACAAAGTCAGTCTTAGCAAGAGTTGCGGCTAAATTTTCTTCAGGTTTTGTGGCTGACTGCATTGATATAAAGTTTGATGAGTCATCTGGAAAGTTTGTTTTTATAAAACCAGCTTATGGTTCAAGTATAAATGCAAAAATCTCTGTAAAAGACTGTGCAATTACATTTGTCACAATCAAGCCAAGAGGCGGGATTGAATGTCTGTGTCAAGTCAAAAAAGAATTTGAAATTGTGAAAAAGACAATAGAAATTCAAGAAAAGAGTGGTCAAATAAGTTTTATAGAAAAAATTGTGCGAGAAGATATTGATAACAGGCTTGAAAGTGCTAAAATAGTTATTGGTGTTGGGCGAGGGATAAAAGATAAAGAAAATCTAAAGTATGCATATGAGCTTGCAAACATTTTAGGTGGTGCTGTTGGTGTTACACGACCTCTTGTTGATTTGGGATGGGCACCAAAAGAGCTTCAGATTGGACAGAGTGGCAAGATTATCTCTCCTGATATTTATTTCGCATTTGGTATATCAGGTGCTGCTCACCACATGTGCGGAATTGGAAAGCCAAAGCTTTTAATTGCAGTCAATAAAAACAAAGATGCAGAAATATTTAAAATTGCAAACTATGGGATTGTAGCAGATGCTACACAAACTATGAAATCCTTTATTAGGGTATTTAAAGAAAGACTAGAAAACTGCTGA
- a CDS encoding DegT/DnrJ/EryC1/StrS family aminotransferase, producing MIPLIDLKRQYTMLSNEIMHAITEVLQSGQYILGPKVLEFEKRCSEYLNVKHCIGVGNGTDALVIALESLGIGNGNEVITTPFTFFATAEAIVRVGATPVFVDIDPLSYNINPEEIERKITPKTKAIMPVHIFGQVCDMNRILEIAKKYNLYVIEDACQAFGAEYNGKKAGTIGDVGCFSFFPTKNLGGFGDGGLIVTNNDEVAEKARMLRQHGSKKKYYNELIGFNSRLDEIQAAILLVKLKYIDEWNKKRSEIAEKYNHGLKLEGLVTPAKTNACERGHIYHLYILQYENRDKILEYLTQKGIATGIYYPVPLHLTKALRFLGHKEGDFKVAEEVSKRAFAIPMFPELKDEEVEFIISSINEFGGNFL from the coding sequence ATGATACCTCTAATTGACCTAAAGCGCCAATATACAATGCTCTCAAATGAGATAATGCATGCTATAACTGAGGTTTTGCAAAGTGGGCAGTATATACTCGGTCCCAAAGTTTTGGAATTTGAAAAAAGGTGCAGTGAATACTTAAATGTCAAGCACTGTATAGGTGTTGGCAACGGTACGGATGCTCTTGTGATAGCACTTGAAAGTTTGGGGATTGGAAATGGTAATGAAGTAATCACAACCCCATTTACATTTTTTGCAACAGCAGAAGCTATTGTGAGAGTCGGTGCAACACCAGTTTTTGTTGATATTGATCCACTTTCTTACAATATAAATCCTGAGGAGATTGAGAGGAAAATCACGCCAAAGACAAAGGCTATTATGCCTGTGCATATATTTGGTCAAGTATGTGATATGAACAGAATATTAGAAATAGCAAAAAAGTACAATCTATATGTCATAGAAGATGCATGCCAGGCTTTTGGAGCAGAATACAACGGCAAAAAAGCAGGGACAATTGGGGATGTTGGATGTTTTTCGTTCTTTCCAACAAAAAACTTGGGCGGTTTTGGAGATGGAGGTCTGATTGTAACAAATAATGATGAGGTTGCAGAAAAGGCAAGAATGCTTCGCCAGCACGGGTCAAAGAAGAAATATTACAATGAGCTCATTGGTTTTAACAGTAGGCTTGATGAGATTCAAGCTGCCATTTTGCTTGTAAAACTCAAATACATAGATGAGTGGAATAAAAAAAGATCAGAGATTGCTGAAAAATATAACCATGGCTTGAAACTTGAGGGGTTGGTTACTCCTGCAAAGACAAATGCTTGTGAAAGAGGACATATTTATCACTTGTATATTCTGCAATATGAAAATCGCGATAAAATACTTGAGTATTTAACACAAAAGGGAATTGCAACAGGTATATATTATCCTGTGCCATTACATTTGACAAAGGCACTAAGATTTTTAGGGCATAAAGAGGGAGACTTTAAGGTTGCAGAAGAAGTTTCTAAAAGAGCGTTTGCTATTCCAATGTTTCCAGAGCTTAAGGATGAAGAAGTTGAATTTATCATTTCATCAATAAATGAATTCGGAGGGAATTTTTTATGA